In one window of Pseudorasbora parva isolate DD20220531a chromosome 7, ASM2467924v1, whole genome shotgun sequence DNA:
- the bola1 gene encoding bolA-like protein 1, whose product MTRFLFASLVYYCKNNRQKTKGNLLRLMLSSALRCLRPSSCTLALSRQLANHQPHMDPNSPSPVETTIRTKLTQGLKPEHLEVINESHMHAVPPGSESHFRVLVVSPQFEGLSLLQRHRLVNETLREELSTCVHALAIQAKTPQQWSSNPSLAKSPPCMGGSKHDDTMAEKLKAGRD is encoded by the exons ATGACTCGCTTCCTGTTCGCTTCCTTGGTATATTATTGCAAAAACAACAGGCAGAAGACTAAAG GTAATCTCCTGCGCCTGATGCTGTCCAGTGCTCTCCGCTGCCTGCGTCCCTCATCCTGCACCCTTGCCTTATCCAGACAGCTGGCCAATCACCAACCTCACATGGATCCCAATAGTCCCTCTCCTGTAGAGACCACCATACGGACCAAACTGACCCAGGGCCTCAAACCCGAGCACCTGGAGGTCATAAATGAGAGTCACATGCATGCTGTGCCCCCTGGTTCAGAGTCCCACTTTAGAGTTCTGGTGGTGAGTCCTCAGTTTGAGGGTCTTTCCCTTTTGCAGCGCCATCGGCTTGTAAATGAGACCCTGCGGGAGGAGCTCAGCACCTGCGTTCATGCCCTCGCCATCCAGGCCAAGACGCCCCAGCAGTGGAGCAGCAACCCCAGCCTGGCCAAAAGCCCTCCGTGCATGGGGGGATCCAAGCATGATGACACGATGGCTGAGAAACTGAAGGCGGGTCGAGACTGA